Proteins encoded in a region of the Paenibacillus sp. E222 genome:
- a CDS encoding peroxiredoxin — protein sequence MAERLVGRPAPDFAMETVSGDGQDFGSVKLSDYRGKWLVFFFYPLDFTFVCPTEITALSDAAEQFKALDTEVLGVSVDSVHSHKAWINTPKDSNGLGQLNFPLASDITKQVAKDYGVLIEEEGVALRGLFIIDPEGELKYQVVNHNDVGRSVEETLRVLQALQSGGLCAMNWKPGDSNL from the coding sequence ATGGCAGAACGTTTGGTTGGTAGACCCGCACCGGATTTTGCAATGGAAACAGTATCGGGAGATGGACAAGACTTTGGTTCCGTAAAACTGTCCGATTATCGTGGCAAATGGCTCGTATTTTTCTTTTATCCTTTGGATTTCACTTTTGTGTGCCCAACTGAAATTACAGCTTTGAGTGATGCTGCTGAGCAATTCAAAGCTTTGGATACTGAAGTTCTTGGCGTGAGCGTTGACTCCGTACACAGCCACAAAGCTTGGATCAACACACCTAAAGACAGCAATGGTCTGGGTCAATTGAACTTCCCGCTTGCTTCCGACATCACAAAACAAGTTGCTAAAGATTATGGCGTTCTGATCGAAGAAGAAGGCGTTGCTCTACGCGGTTTGTTCATCATCGATCCAGAAGGCGAATTGAAATACCAAGTGGTTAACCACAATGATGTAGGCCGTAGTGTTGAAGAAACACTTCGTGTACTGCAAGCTCTGCAATCCGGTGGATTGTGTGCAATGAACTGGAAACCAGGCGACAGCAATCTGTAA
- the leuB gene encoding 3-isopropylmalate dehydrogenase has product MADVKKIAVIAGDGIGPEVVAEAEKVLKRTEEVFGYRFETEHALFGGIAIDEKGTPLPEETLTVCKSADAVLLGAVGGPKWDNNSKELRPETGLLGIRKALGLFSNLRPAVVFDCLKDASTLKPEVLEGTDLMVVRELTGGIYFGEKFRREGAQGEEAVDTCVYNVTEVERIVRQAFVIAQGRSKRLASVDKANVLETSRLWREVVNRVAPEYPDVEVEHVLVDNCAMQLLRRPSSFDVIVTENMFGDILSDEAAMLTGSIGMLASASLGEGSFGLYEPVHGSAPDIAGQGLANPIATILSLALMFRTTFGYAEGADAIEAAVSDVLNAGHRTSDIAVDKSKAISTTEMGDLIVAAIQKQA; this is encoded by the coding sequence ATGGCAGACGTGAAAAAAATTGCAGTTATCGCAGGTGACGGAATCGGTCCTGAAGTCGTAGCGGAGGCAGAAAAAGTTCTCAAACGTACGGAGGAAGTGTTCGGATACCGTTTTGAGACAGAGCATGCGCTGTTTGGTGGAATCGCTATTGATGAAAAAGGTACACCACTTCCAGAAGAAACACTGACAGTATGTAAGAGTGCAGATGCTGTGCTGCTCGGTGCCGTTGGTGGTCCAAAATGGGACAACAACAGCAAGGAATTGCGTCCCGAAACAGGCTTGCTCGGCATTCGCAAAGCGCTCGGACTGTTCTCGAACCTGCGTCCGGCAGTGGTGTTTGATTGCTTGAAAGATGCTTCCACCTTGAAACCGGAAGTGTTGGAAGGTACGGATCTGATGGTCGTGCGTGAGTTGACCGGGGGAATCTACTTTGGTGAAAAGTTCAGACGTGAAGGTGCACAAGGCGAAGAAGCAGTGGATACATGCGTATATAATGTAACCGAAGTGGAGCGCATCGTTCGTCAGGCGTTTGTAATTGCCCAAGGACGTAGCAAAAGATTGGCTTCAGTAGATAAAGCCAACGTGCTGGAAACTTCCCGTCTTTGGAGAGAAGTTGTTAACCGTGTAGCACCGGAATATCCGGATGTTGAAGTGGAACATGTACTTGTAGACAACTGTGCAATGCAGCTGCTGCGTCGTCCATCCAGCTTTGACGTTATCGTGACTGAAAATATGTTCGGAGATATCCTTAGTGATGAAGCAGCGATGTTGACAGGTTCAATCGGCATGCTCGCATCTGCATCACTGGGTGAAGGAAGCTTTGGTCTTTATGAGCCAGTACACGGTTCAGCGCCGGATATCGCAGGTCAAGGACTGGCGAATCCGATCGCAACGATCCTTTCGCTGGCATTGATGTTCCGTACAACCTTTGGTTATGCGGAAGGTGCTGATGCAATTGAAGCAGCTGTGTCTGATGTGCTGAATGCAGGACATCGTACAAGCGACATCGCTGTAGACAAGAGCAAAGCGATCAGCACGACAGAAATGGGCGATTTGATCGTCGCAGCCATCCAAAAGCAAGCTTAA